From the genome of Pseudomonas putida:
ACGGTGCCAAAGTGTCGTCCTCGGGCAAGCTGTACAACGCCGTTCAATACGGTATCGACACCAATACCGGCCTGATCGACTACGACGAAGTCGAGCGCCTGGCCGTCGAGCACAAGCCGAAGATGATCGTCGCCGGCTTCTCGGCCTACTCCAAGACCCTCGATTTCCCACGTTTCCGCGCCATCGCCGACAAGGTCGGTGCGCTGCTGTTCGTCGACATGGCCCACGTCGCCGGCCTGGTCGCCGCTGGCCTGTACCCGAACCCGATCCCGTTCGCCGATGTGGTCACCACCACCACCCACAAGACCCTGCGCGGTCCACGTGGCGGCCTGATCCTGGCCAAGTCCAACGAAGAGATCGAGAAAAAGCTCAACGCCGCCGTGTTCCCAGGCGCCCAGGGCGGCCCGCTGATGCATGTCATCGCCGCCAAGGCCGTGTGCTTCAAGGAAGCGCTGGAGCCTGAATTCAAGAGCTACCAGAAACAAGTCATCGAAAACGCCCAGGCCATGGCCCAGGTGTTCGTCGACCGCGGCTACGACGTGGTCTCCGGTGGTACCGACAACCACCTGTTCCTGGTCAGCCTGATTCGCCAGGGCCTGACCGGCAAAGATGCCGACGCCGCCCTTGGCCGCGCGCACATCACCGTCAACAAGAACGCCGTGCCGAACGACCCGCAGTCGCCGTTCGTCACCTCGGGCCTGCGCATCGGCACCCCGGCCGTCACCACCCGCGGCTTCAAGGTCGCCCAGTGCGTGGCTCTGGCCGGCTGGATCTGCGACATCCTCGACAACCTCGGTGACGCCGACGTCGAAGCCGATGTGGCGAAAAACGTCGCCGCCCTGTGCGCAGACTTCCCTGTTTACCGCTGAGTGGAGTAAACGACCATGCAACGCTACTCGGGCTTCGGCCTCTTCAAACACTCCCTCAGCCACCACGAAAACTGGCAGCGCATGTGGCGCACGCCGACCCCCAAGAAGGTCTACGACGTGGTCATCGTCGGCGGTGGCGGCCATGGCCTGGCCACGGCCTACTACCTGGCCAAGGAACACGGCATCACCAACGTCGCGGTGATCGAGAAGGGTTATCTGGGCGGCGGCAACACCGCCCGTAATACCACCATCGTGCGTTCCAACTACCTGTGGGACGAATCGGCGCACCTGTACGAGCACGCCATGAAGCTGTGGGAGGGGCTGTCCCAGGACCTCAACTACAACGTGATGTTCTCCCAGCGCGGTGTCTACAACCTGTGCCACACCCTGCAGGACATGCGTGATTCCGAGCGCCGCGTGAGTGCCAACCGCCTCAACGGCGTCGATGGCGAGCTGCTCAACACCGCCCAGGTCGCGGCCGAAATCCCCTACCTGGACTGCTCGAAGAACACCCGCTACCCGATCCTCGGCGCCACCGTTCAGCGCCGTGGCGGCGTCGCCCGTCACGATGCCGTGGCCTGGGGCTTCGCCCGCGCCGCCGACGCCCTGGGCGTGGACCTGATCCAACAGACCGAAGTCATCGGTTTCCGCAAGGAAAACGGCGCGGTGATCGGTGTCGAAACCAACAAGGGTTTCATCGGCGCCAAGCGCGTCGGCGTGGTCACCGCCGGTAATTCCGGGCACATGGCCAAGCTGGCCGGCTTCCGTCTGCCGCTGGAATCGCACCCGCTGCAAGCCCTGGTGTCGGAGCCGATCAAGCCGATCATCGACAGCGTGATCATGTCCAACGCCGTGCACGGCTACATCAGCCAGTCCGACAAGGGCGACCTGGTGATCGGTGCCGGTATCGACAGCTGGGTCGGCTATGGCCAGCGCGGTTCGTACCCGGTCATCGAGCACACCCTGCAGGCGATCGTCGAGATGTTCCCGAACCTCTCGCGCGTACGCATGAACCGCCAGTGGGGCGGCATCGTCGATACCACCCCGGACGCTTGCCCGATCATTTCCAAGACGCCGGTCAAGAACATGTTCTTCAACTGCGGCTGGGGCACTGGCGGCTTCAAGGCCACCCCAGGTTCGGGCAACGTCTTCGCGGCGAGCCTGGCCAAGGGCGAGATGCACCCGCTGGCCGCGCCTTTCTCCATCGACCGTTTCTACAACGGCGCGCTGATCGACGAACACGGCGCCGCTGCCGTCGCCCACTAACCGGAGCCACCGTCATGTTGCAAATTTTCTGTCCCCATTGCGGCGAGCTGCGCTCCGAAGAAGAGTTCCACGCCTCTGGCCAGGCGCACATCGCCCGCCCGCTGGACCCTGCTGCCTGCTCCGACGAGGAGTGGGGCACCTACATGTTCTTCCGCGACAACCCGCGCGGCATTCACCACGAACTGTGGGACCACGTCGCCGGCTGCCGTCAGTACTTCAACGTCACCCGTGACACGGTGACCTACGAAATTCTCGAAACCTACAAGATTGGCGAGAAGCCGCAGGTGACCGCGGCCGGCAAGCCAAGCAGCGCACCGTCGACCGTCAAAGGCCAAGGGGAAAAAGTATGAGCCAGACCTATCGCCTCGCCAGCGGCGGCCGTATCGACCGCAGCAAGGTCCTGAACTTCAGCTTCAACGGCAAGAGCTACCAAGGCTATGCCGGTGACAGCCTGGCCGCCGCGTTGCTGGCCAACGGCGTCGACATCATCGGCCGCAGCTTCAAGTACTCGCGTCCGCGCGGCATCATCGCCGCGGGTACCGAAGAGCCGAACGCCATCCTGCAGATCGGCTCCAGCGAAGCCACCCAGGTCCCCAACGTGCGTGCTACCCAGCAGGCCCTCTACGCAGGCCTGGTGGCAACCAGCACCAACGGCTGGCCGAACGTCAACAACGACGTCATGGGCATCCTCGGCAAGGTCGGCGGCAGCATGATGCCGCCGGGCTTCTACTACAAAACCTTCATGTACCCGAAATCGTTCTGGATGACTTACGAGAAGTACATCCGCAAAGCCGCAGGCCTTGGCCGTGCGCCGCTGCAGAACGACCCGGACAGCTACGACTACATGAACCAGCACTGCGACGTGCTGATCGTCGGCGCAGGTCCCGCGGGCCTTGCCGCTGCACTGGCGGCCGCCCGTAGCGGTGCCCGCGTGATCCTGGCCGACGAACAGGAAGAGTTCGGCGGCAGCCTGCTCGACACCCGCGAGACCCTCGACGGCAAGCCTGCTACCGACTGGGTCAACGCCGTGGTCAAGGAGTTGGAAAGCCTGCCGGAAGTGACCCTGCTGCCACGCGCCACGGTCAACGGCTACCACGACCACAACTTCCTGACCATCCACGAGCGCCTCACCGACCACCTGGGCGACCGTGCACCGATCGGCCAGGTGCGCCACCGCGTCCACCGAGTGCGTGCCAAGCGCGTGGTACTGGCTGCCGGTGCCCACGAGCGTCCGCTGGTCTATGGCAACAACGACGTGCCGGGCAACATGCTCGCCGGTGCCGTGTCCACCTACGTGCGCCGCTACGGCGTGGCGCCGGGCCGCAAGCTGGTGCTGTCGACCAACAACGACCATGCCTACCGCGCCGCGCTGGACTGGCACGACGCCGGCCTGCAAGTGGTCGCCATCGCCGACGCCCGCCACAACCCGCGTGGTTCGCTGGTCGAGGAAGCCCGTGCCAAGGGCATTCGCATCCTCACCTCCAGCGCCGTGATCGAGGCCAAGGGCAGCAAGCACGTCACCGGCGCCCGCGTGGCCGCCATCGATGTGCAGGCGCATAAAGTCACCAGCCCAGGCGAAGTCCTCGACTGCGACCTGATCGCCACCTCCGGCGGCTACAGCCCGATCGTGCACCTGGCCTCGCACCTGGGCGGTCGCCCGGTATGGCGCGAAGACATCCTCGGCTTCGTGCCGGGCGATGCCCCGCAAAAACGTGAGTGCGTTGGCGGCGTCAATGGCGTCTACGCCCTGGGCGACGTGATCGCCGACGGTTTCGAAGGCGGCGCCCGTGCAGCCACCGAAGCCGGCTTCAAGGCCACTGTCGGCAGCCTGCCGAAAACCGTCGCACGCAAGGAAGAGGCCACCGTGGCGCTGTTCCAGGTGCCGCACGACAAAGGCACTGCCCGCGCACCCAAGCAGTTCGTCGACCAGCAGAACGACGTCACCGCCGCAGCCATCGAACTGGCCACCCGCGAAGGCTTCGAGTCGGTCGAGCACGTCAAGCGCTACACCGCGCTGGGCTTCGGCACCGACCAGGGCAAGCTGGGCAACATCAACGGCCTGGCCATCGCCGCTCGCTCGATCGGTATCACCATTCCGGAAATGGGCACCACCATGTTCCGCCCCAACTACACGCCGGTGACCTTCGGCGCGGTAGCGGGTCGTCACTGTGGCCACCTGTTCGAGCCTGTGCGCTTCACTGCCCTGCATGCCTGGCACGTGAAGAACGGCGCCGAATTCGAAGACGTCGGCCAATGGAAGCGCCCTTGGTACTTCCCGAAAGCCGGTGAAGACATCCACACCGCCGTGGCCCGCGAATGCAAGGCCGTGCGTGACAGCGTGGGCTTCCTGGACGCCTCGACCCTGGGCAAGATCGACATCCAGGGCCCGGATGCCCGCGAGTTCCTCAACCGCATCTACACCAACGCCTGGACCAAGCTCGACGTGGGCAAGGCCCGCTACGGCCTGATGTGCAAGGAAGACGGCATGGTCTTCGACGACGGCGTGACCGCCTGCGTCGGCGACAACCACTTCATCATGACCACCACCACCGGCGGCGCCGCCCGTGTGCTGCAGTGGCTGGAGCTGTACCACCAGACCGAATGGCCGGAGATGAAGGTGTACTTCACCTCGGTCACCGACCACTGGGCGACCATGACCCTGTCCGGCCCCAACAGCCGCAAGCTGCTCAGCGAGCTGACCGACATCGACATGGACAAGGAAGCCTTCCCGTTCATGACCTGGAAGGAAGGCAACGTCGGCGGCGTGCCGGCCCGTGTTTTCCGTATCTCGTTCACCGGTGAGCTGTCATACGAGATCAACGTCCAGGCCAACTACGCCATGGGCGTGCTGGAACAGATCATCGAGGCGGGCAAGAAGTACAACCTGACCCCGTACGGCACCGAGACCATGCACGTGCTGCGCGCCGAGAAGGGCTTCATCATCGTCGGTCAGGACACCGACGGTTCGATGACGCCGGACGACCTGAACATGAGCTGGTGCGTCGGCCGCAACAAGCCGTTCTCGTGGATCGGCCTGCGTGGCATGAACCGTGAGGACTGCGTGCGCGAGGACCGCAAGCAGCTGGTAGGCCTCAAGCCTGTGGATCCGACCAAATGGCTGCCGGAAGGCGCCCAACTGGTCTTCGATCCGAAGCAACCGATTCCGATGGACATGGTCGGCCACGTCACCTCCAGCTACGCGGCCAACTCCCTGGGCTATTCGTTCGCCATGGGTGTGGTCAAGGGCGGTCTCAAGCGCATGGGCGAGCGGGTCTACTCGCCGCAGGCCGATGGCAGCGTGATCGAGGCGGAAATCGTGTCTTCGGTGTTCTTCGATCCGAAGGGTGAGCGGCAGAACGTTTAAGGCCCATAGATCGGTCCCGTTGGAATGCAAACCCTGTGGGAGCGGGCTTGTCCCGCGAATGCGATGGCGAGTTCAACGCCCTCTTCGCGGGACAAGCCCGCTCCCACCCGAATTCAAGGCAGGTAAGAAATGAGCGCTATCAACGTCTTCCAGCAAAACCCCGGCAGCGATGCCAAGGCCCAGTCGCCACTGCACCACGCCGACCTGGCCAGCCTGGTTGGCAAGGGCCGTAAGAACGCGGGCGTGACCCTGCGTGAACGCAAGTTCCTCGGCCACCTGACCCTGCGTGGCGACGGCCACGACCCGGAATTCGCCGCAGGCGTGCACAAGGCCCTGGGCCTGGAGCTGCCGGTGGCCCTGACCGTGGTCGCCAACGCCGAGATGTCGCTGCAATGGGTCGGCCCCGACGAGTGGCTGCTGATCGTCCCCGGTGGCCAGGAAGTGGCCGTCGAGCAAAAGCTGCGTGCCGCCCTCGAAGGCCAGCACATCCAGGTGGTCAACGTCAGCGGCGGGCAGAGCCTGCTGGAACTGCGCGGCCCGAACGTGCGCGAAGTGCTGATGAAATCCACCAGCTATGACGTGCACCCGAACAACTTCCCGGTCGGCAAGGCCGTCGGCACCGTGTTCGCCAAGTCGCAACTGGTGATCCGCCGCACCGCCGAGGACACCTGGGAGCTGGTGATCCGTCGTAGCTTCGCCGACTACTGGTGGCTGTGGCTGCAGGACGCTTCGGCCGAATACGGCTTGAGCATCGAGGCCTGAGGAGAACGAACATGAGTCGGGCACCGGATACCTGGATTCTCACCGCCGACTGCCCGAGCATGCTCGGCACCGTCGACGTGGTGACGCGTTACCTCTTCGAGCAGCGCTGCTACGTCACCGAGCACCACTCCTTCGACGACCGCCTGTCGGGGCGCTTCTTCATTCGCGTGGAGTTCCGCCAGCCGGATGATTTCGACGAGGCGGGCTTTCGCGCAGGCCTTGCCGAGCGTAGCGATGCGTTCGGCATGACCTTCGAGTTGACCGCCCCGAATCACCGCCCCA
Proteins encoded in this window:
- a CDS encoding serine hydroxymethyltransferase; this translates as MFSKQDQIQGYDDALLAAMNAEEQRQEDHIELIASENYTSKRVMQAQGSGLTNKYAEGYPGKRYYGGCEHVDKVEALAIERAKQLFGADYANVQPHSGSSANGAVYLALLQAGDTILGMSLAHGGHLTHGAKVSSSGKLYNAVQYGIDTNTGLIDYDEVERLAVEHKPKMIVAGFSAYSKTLDFPRFRAIADKVGALLFVDMAHVAGLVAAGLYPNPIPFADVVTTTTHKTLRGPRGGLILAKSNEEIEKKLNAAVFPGAQGGPLMHVIAAKAVCFKEALEPEFKSYQKQVIENAQAMAQVFVDRGYDVVSGGTDNHLFLVSLIRQGLTGKDADAALGRAHITVNKNAVPNDPQSPFVTSGLRIGTPAVTTRGFKVAQCVALAGWICDILDNLGDADVEADVAKNVAALCADFPVYR
- a CDS encoding sarcosine oxidase subunit delta, translating into MLQIFCPHCGELRSEEEFHASGQAHIARPLDPAACSDEEWGTYMFFRDNPRGIHHELWDHVAGCRQYFNVTRDTVTYEILETYKIGEKPQVTAAGKPSSAPSTVKGQGEKV
- a CDS encoding sarcosine oxidase subunit gamma; the protein is MSAINVFQQNPGSDAKAQSPLHHADLASLVGKGRKNAGVTLRERKFLGHLTLRGDGHDPEFAAGVHKALGLELPVALTVVANAEMSLQWVGPDEWLLIVPGGQEVAVEQKLRAALEGQHIQVVNVSGGQSLLELRGPNVREVLMKSTSYDVHPNNFPVGKAVGTVFAKSQLVIRRTAEDTWELVIRRSFADYWWLWLQDASAEYGLSIEA
- a CDS encoding sarcosine oxidase subunit alpha; the encoded protein is MSQTYRLASGGRIDRSKVLNFSFNGKSYQGYAGDSLAAALLANGVDIIGRSFKYSRPRGIIAAGTEEPNAILQIGSSEATQVPNVRATQQALYAGLVATSTNGWPNVNNDVMGILGKVGGSMMPPGFYYKTFMYPKSFWMTYEKYIRKAAGLGRAPLQNDPDSYDYMNQHCDVLIVGAGPAGLAAALAAARSGARVILADEQEEFGGSLLDTRETLDGKPATDWVNAVVKELESLPEVTLLPRATVNGYHDHNFLTIHERLTDHLGDRAPIGQVRHRVHRVRAKRVVLAAGAHERPLVYGNNDVPGNMLAGAVSTYVRRYGVAPGRKLVLSTNNDHAYRAALDWHDAGLQVVAIADARHNPRGSLVEEARAKGIRILTSSAVIEAKGSKHVTGARVAAIDVQAHKVTSPGEVLDCDLIATSGGYSPIVHLASHLGGRPVWREDILGFVPGDAPQKRECVGGVNGVYALGDVIADGFEGGARAATEAGFKATVGSLPKTVARKEEATVALFQVPHDKGTARAPKQFVDQQNDVTAAAIELATREGFESVEHVKRYTALGFGTDQGKLGNINGLAIAARSIGITIPEMGTTMFRPNYTPVTFGAVAGRHCGHLFEPVRFTALHAWHVKNGAEFEDVGQWKRPWYFPKAGEDIHTAVARECKAVRDSVGFLDASTLGKIDIQGPDAREFLNRIYTNAWTKLDVGKARYGLMCKEDGMVFDDGVTACVGDNHFIMTTTTGGAARVLQWLELYHQTEWPEMKVYFTSVTDHWATMTLSGPNSRKLLSELTDIDMDKEAFPFMTWKEGNVGGVPARVFRISFTGELSYEINVQANYAMGVLEQIIEAGKKYNLTPYGTETMHVLRAEKGFIIVGQDTDGSMTPDDLNMSWCVGRNKPFSWIGLRGMNREDCVREDRKQLVGLKPVDPTKWLPEGAQLVFDPKQPIPMDMVGHVTSSYAANSLGYSFAMGVVKGGLKRMGERVYSPQADGSVIEAEIVSSVFFDPKGERQNV
- a CDS encoding sarcosine oxidase subunit beta family protein, yielding MQRYSGFGLFKHSLSHHENWQRMWRTPTPKKVYDVVIVGGGGHGLATAYYLAKEHGITNVAVIEKGYLGGGNTARNTTIVRSNYLWDESAHLYEHAMKLWEGLSQDLNYNVMFSQRGVYNLCHTLQDMRDSERRVSANRLNGVDGELLNTAQVAAEIPYLDCSKNTRYPILGATVQRRGGVARHDAVAWGFARAADALGVDLIQQTEVIGFRKENGAVIGVETNKGFIGAKRVGVVTAGNSGHMAKLAGFRLPLESHPLQALVSEPIKPIIDSVIMSNAVHGYISQSDKGDLVIGAGIDSWVGYGQRGSYPVIEHTLQAIVEMFPNLSRVRMNRQWGGIVDTTPDACPIISKTPVKNMFFNCGWGTGGFKATPGSGNVFAASLAKGEMHPLAAPFSIDRFYNGALIDEHGAAAVAH